AGTGAAGATGGAAGCCCAATTTGAAAAGTGTGATTCCAAAGCTACTGATCTTTTTTTTGCGGAAGCGCTCAAAAAAATTGTTCCTAAAGATAGTAAACACCAATTTGAAGTTTCTGTTATTGGTTCAGCCATTCCTAATGCGTTTGCACTTTCCAACGGTAAAATTTACTTTTTTTCAGGATTACTCAACGAAGCAGAGTCACAAGAAGAAGTGATCGGAGTATTGGCGCACGAAATTGCTCACGTTGAAAAAAGACACCACATGCGAAATTTAGTCAAAGCCGGCGGAACTTCGCTTGCGATCAGTTTGGTGGTCGGTCCAGGTTTAGGGAACATGGAATTTTTAGAAACCTTCACAGAAATTGGTTCCACTATTTTAGTGTTAAAATTTTCGAGAGATTTTGAAACAGAAGCAGATAAAACTTCAATCGAATATTTAAAAGCTCAGAATATGTCTACTGATGGTTTACTCAGTTTTTTCAAACGTATGGAAGAGTTAGAGAGTGGAGATTCAGATTCAAACGACCAAGAAACAACAACCAGTGCGAAAGAAGAAAGTTCCGCTAGCAATAAAATTACAGATTTTTTAAGTACACATCCAGCCACAAAAGAAAGAATGGAAACTTTAAAAGTTTTGATTCAAAAAGGTAAAAAAGGAAAAATCAAAAAAGTTGTTTCAAACTCTACCTGGAAAGAAGTTCAAACTGTTTGTTCCGATTTAAGAAACTCTGATTCCAAATAGTCATAAATTTCTTTCAGAGTTTCGCTCAAACTATGTTTGTTTGTCCAACCTAAAGATTTTAGTTTCTCATTGTTTCCATATACTCTGGAAGTTTCCGAAACTCTGACTCGACTTTCATCGACCATAAAAGATATGTTTTCTCCAGAATATTTAACTAATTCTTCAACCATGTAACGAATGCTATGTTCTTTGCCAGAACAGATATTATAGATTTCGCCAGACACACCTTTTTCGATTAAAGTTAAATAACCTTCTACAATATCTTTCACATGCGAAAAATCGCGAGAAGGCTCTAAA
The sequence above is a segment of the Leptospira sp. WS39.C2 genome. Coding sequences within it:
- a CDS encoding M48 family metallopeptidase → MFQNQTFTSRYFNGVSAVPEEGTVLVHGQTVQFTSFDTNHKLNISQFTEFTRTHNGCKLILLPDETKESPILEIFCSKEETKLLEKIWIQNKKSQSHTSALFYSIREMNPIVLGILSLLVVSIVGFFYFKGLELVTNFIPLSMDKSLGDSVQVKMEAQFEKCDSKATDLFFAEALKKIVPKDSKHQFEVSVIGSAIPNAFALSNGKIYFFSGLLNEAESQEEVIGVLAHEIAHVEKRHHMRNLVKAGGTSLAISLVVGPGLGNMEFLETFTEIGSTILVLKFSRDFETEADKTSIEYLKAQNMSTDGLLSFFKRMEELESGDSDSNDQETTTSAKEESSASNKITDFLSTHPATKERMETLKVLIQKGKKGKIKKVVSNSTWKEVQTVCSDLRNSDSK